One window from the genome of Cryptomeria japonica chromosome 6, Sugi_1.0, whole genome shotgun sequence encodes:
- the LOC131072154 gene encoding pentatricopeptide repeat-containing protein At2g13600, producing the protein MVCKNIFSCSGFWQEHCNTIKRLLFLGFCNSSLSLERRVTKQTHPIHLGYKNIRKPCNKENKLKTTITSLNPTQKEVVIANPKTYCSLLQKCAALKALAEGKNVHTHVIKTGLNHDVYLVNHLIHMYIKCGVLEDARHVFDKMLKRSVVSFTNMIAGYSQNGDAEEALNLFHQMQREGISGNCFTFVSIIRACTSIRAFQVGEQFHVHFIEVGLDSDIVVGTALVDMYAKRGRIEDARNVFDKMPKRNILSWTAMIMGYAQYGPLDEALKLFNQIPARDLVLWNAMIGGLVQNGYSNEALQLFYEMQRSGTKADRITFASILRGCANLAVLLHGKQVHAHIVKSGFELDVVVGSALLDMYAKCGSVENAMEVFDKMPRRNVVSWSAMISACAQHGHGKDSLQLFKKMQEAGIKANIITFVGLLSACSHVGLVDQGRRYFDSMNKEYGLIPTVEHYSCMVDLLGRAGFLDEAEEIIHRMPVEPDAAVWGALLSACRTHGNMRLARHAAEQLLRLKVQDSASYVLLSNIYASLGLWDDVANVRKLMKDRGLKKQPGCSWIEVKNSMHVFISGDNSHPQIDEIYAMLERLTKQMKEEGYAPNTRVVLLDLEE; encoded by the coding sequence ATGGTGTGTAAAAATATTTTCAGTTGCAGTGGGTTTTGGCAAGAACACTGCAACACCATTAAACGACTACTTTTTCTTGGATTCTGCAACTCAAGTTTGTCATTAGAGAGGCGCGTTACTAAACAAACACATCCTATACACCTTGGATACAAAAATATCAGAAAACCCTGCAATAAAGAGAATAAATTGAAGACTACTATAACCAGTTTGAATCCAACACAAAAAGAGGTTGTCATTGCAAACCCCAAAACTTATTGTTCACTCTTGCAGAAATGCGCCGCATTGAAGGCACTGGCGGAAGGCAAGAATGTTCATACCCATGTCATCAAAACCGGATTAAATCATGACGTTTATTTGGTAAATCACCTGATTCACATGTATATAAAATGTGGTGTTTTAGAAGATGCACGTCatgtgtttgacaaaatgcttAAACGAAGTGTTGTGTCATTTACAAACATGATTGCGGGGTATTCTCAGAATGGGGACGCTGAGGAGGCCTTAAATCTCTTTCACCAAATGCAACGTGAAGGTATTTCTGGGAATTGCTTTACCTTCGTAAGCATCATCAGGGCGTGCACCAGCATTCGTGCTTTTCAAGTAGGGGAACAGTTCCATGTCCATTTCATTGAAGTAGGGCTTGATTCAGATATAGTTGTAGGCACTGCTCTTGTTGATATGTATGCTAAACGTGGTAGGATTGAAGATGCACGCAatgtgtttgacaaaatgcctaaacGAAATATTCTATCGTGGACTGCAATGATCATGGGGTATGCGCAATATGGCCCCCTTGATGAAGCACTTAAACTTTTTAACCAAATTCCTGCAAGAGACTTGGTGTTGTGGAATGCAATGATTGGCGGATTGGTTCAGAATGGGTATAGCAACGAGGCGTTGCAACTGTTTTATGAAATGCAGCGTTCTGGAACAAAAGCAGATAGGATTACTTTTGCCAGTATTCTCCGAGGATGTGCCAACCTTGCAGTTCTATTACATGGTAAGCAGGTTCATGCTCATATTGTCAAAAGTGGATTTGAACTAGATGTTGTAGTTGGGAGTGCTCTCCTTGACATGTATGCTAAATGTGGGAGTGTAGAAAATGCGAtggaagtgtttgacaaaatgcctagacgaaatgttgtctcatggagtGCTATGATTTCAGCATGTGCTCAGCATGGGCACGGAAAGGATTCTCTTCAACTGTTTAAGAAAATGCAAGAGGCAGGCATTAAAGCTAACATAATTACCTTCGTTGGTTTGCTTTCTGCCTGCAGTCATGTTGGGTTAGTGGACCAGGGTCGCCGCTACTTTGATTCTATGAATAAAGAATATGGGCTCATTCCAACAGTAGAGCACTATAGCtgcatggttgaccttcttggACGTGCCGGATTCTTGGACGAGGCAGAGGAAATTATCCACAGGATGCCAGTTGAGCCGGATGCAGCTGTTTGGGGAGCCTTGTTGAGTGCCTGCAGAACCCATGGAAACATGCGACTTGCAAGGCATGCAGCAGAACAACTTCTGCGGTTGAAAGTACAAGATAGTGCAAGTTATGTGCTTTTGTCAAACATCTATGCTTCTCTGGGATTGTGGGATGATGTAGCTAATGtgagaaaattgatgaaagatAGGGGATTGAAAAAGCAGCCTGGATGCAGCTGGATTGAAGTTAAGAATAGTATGCATGTGTTTATTTCAGGTGATAATTCTCACCCTCAAATAGATGAGATTTATGCAATGTTAGAGAGACTAACTAAGCAGATGAAAGAGGAAGGATATGCACCCAACACAAGGGTTGTGCTGCTCGATCTGGAAGAGTAG